One Prevotella intermedia ATCC 25611 = DSM 20706 DNA window includes the following coding sequences:
- a CDS encoding zinc-ribbon domain-containing protein: protein MAYCPNCGSPLNENSEICPQCGGSSEQPVQQNDIEEPQEGGMFNISRKYGALLSQQQYFLC from the coding sequence ATGGCATACTGTCCTAATTGCGGTTCTCCGCTCAATGAAAATTCAGAAATCTGTCCTCAATGCGGTGGTTCAAGCGAACAACCAGTTCAACAAAACGATATCGAAGAACCTCAGGAAGGCGGCATGTTCAATATTTCTAGAAAGTATGGCGCATTATTATCCCAGCAGCAATACTTCTTGTGTTAG